TGGAAAACAAAAGACATGCTGATGAGTGTGGCTCCCAGGCTCCTGAGAACAGAAGGAAGGGACAGCAGCAGGACTGTGTCCTGGGTCTGCCCCTAGTCCTACACAGCCAAGAGTAGGCAGCCCTGACTCACACCCGCCACAGGTTACTTGCTggccacatgtgcacacattctGAGTTGGTAGGACTCACCCTTGCCCAAATGACACCCACAGCATTCCCAGGCACAGTAGCACACTGCCTCTTAGCCTTGGTCCCAACTCACCGAGCTCAGGTATGGGGAGGGGGCCCCAGAAGTCTGCAGGGGAAAGCCTGTTGAAGGAGGCAAGGAGAGGCTGGAAGGGGATGGGACACCTCCCATGGGGGGGCTTCTCTTCCTGGAGAAGGATAGGGAGGAGAGTTAGAGGCAGCTGGAAAGCCCAGGTCCCCATCCCTGCCCTGGAAGATTCTGGCTCCTGCTTACCTCTTAGGGGCTGGCGTGTCAGACAACTTGGGTGTCCCCTCTGTCTCACTGTTATCTGAAGATGCGGTGGCATCTGAATCTGTGGGGAGGGCTGGTCAGTGGGGTTGTAGAGTTTCCCAATCCACCTTGGAGGTCTGCAACCTCAACACCACAGAGAGTGCTAGGTAGGGAAGGTGACTTCCCCGCTGGCACACATTCGAGCATGTGcttctgggtgggtgggtgggtggggtcctCAGCTCTCATATTTACTTCTCATGCCGGCAGCTCCACGGCACTCTTGTCACACATGTGACTTGCCAGGCTCCATTacactcttctggtgtttctgtaaGTCCATCACCTGTGCTTCCTGGATGAGCCCACTGAGCTCGGAAGGTGTGTACAGAATCCGAACTCAGGTCTCAGATCCTCTGACCATCACAGGCCACTCTTTCATGTGCCTCTAAGTAACCCTCAGGTTTTGCTCCATTTTCCTTATCTAGAGACCCCTCAAAACCACTAAAgccgccaggcgtggtggcgcacgcctttaatcctagcacttgggaggcagagggaggcggatttctgagttcgaggccagcctggtctacagagtgagttccaggacagccaaggctacacagagaaaccctgtctcgaaaaaccaaaccaaaccaacccaaaaacCACCAAAATCCTAAGGAGATGGTCCAGGGCCTCTGGCGCTTCGGTTAATTGCTAGCTCAGTGTTCTTCCTAGGAGACTCCCCATTCCCTCAGCACTCACCACACAAGATGATACATGTTATCTTGGATCCTTTACTTATATCTGAAACACTCTCAAGGTATGTGCatccctggatggcctggaactcagagagatcttccTGCTATTCTCTCcccatgtttatgtgtatgttatgtgtatgttatgtgtttgtgtgtgagtatgtgtatgtgtggaatGTTCATGCACAAGTCTGAGagagtcagaagaaggcattcaaCCCCCTGGAACAGTGACATGCTTGTGAGCTGCAcgtaggtactgggaactgaacccaggtccttcccaagagcagtaggtgctttTAACTGCAAAgacatctctttagctctttgccTACAATTTAAAGTtaattgtaaaacaaaacaaaacaacaacaacaacaaaacttaggTTGGAAAACCAGCAATCTGTCTTTCTGCTCTTGCCGCACACACCGACCGTCCTCATCAACACCACTCACCTAGACATCACTCACAGGTGAACTGCTGCTTCAATTCCTACACACCGCTTAAAGTTGTTTTCTCATTCATACACAGTTCAGATCATACTTGCTTTTCTGTGCTCTACAAGCTGGAACATACTGTTGATAAGATGGCTCTGGGTAACCCAGGTTGGCTTGGAATTCAatatgtagacgaggctggctttCAAGCTCACCGGCCGAAGTGTTAACATTAGAGACATGTTTCACCATGCCTAACTGGCTCtcatttgtttagttttatttgagacagggtcttactttgtagctcaAGCCGGCTTGGAACTTAGAGCGAtatatcctcctgtctcagcttcccaatgctgggattacagatacaaggcaccatgcccAGGTGGGTTTTGCATTTGtagcttttcatttttacttagAGACAGCATTGTGTAGCCGTATGAACTCATGGTTCTCCTGCCTGTACCTCTCAAGacgggctgggattaaaggcctgttccACCAAACTTTGCTTCACAACCCACCCCCTTTTCTTTGAAACATAGTTTCATTTAGCTAGGTTGAaacttatatttaaattaaaaaaaaagagttacgtttacttatttgtgtgcatatggGCACACtcacgtggaggtcagagtacaGCTGAAGAGAACCTTGTCTCCTACAGTGTAAgacctggggattgaattcaggcagTCAGGTTCAGCAACAAGTGTCTGTGCTCCTCAACAAGCTATCTCAAAAGAAACTAGGTGTGGGCTCAGGAGCTAAGAGcacagcactggcttctcttgcagaggacctgggttcagttcccggcACTCGCTTCACTgcctacaactgtctgtaactccgtcAGCGCCCTCCCCGACCTCAGAAGGGACTGTGtgtgcagggcaggcaggcaaaacacccatgcacataaaataagtatgttaaaaaataaaccacGCAGGTGGGTGGGCATGTGGCACAAGCATGAAACTCTAGCACCGGGGAGGCCTGGTTAGGAgactatgagttcaagaccaactagAGCTACAAATGAAGACTACAcctcaaacaacaacagcaaaacgcTATAAAGATTATGAAactacataaaatacaaaatgtcatGCTCACaaataaaaattctaataaaaCACGAGTTGTTTTGTTTCCTAATATGCTGGCTGTGGCTGCTTTCACATGAGCCATGCAGTTTTTGCTTCAATGACAgtattttataaagtaaaatattttcctgACTCTTTGCAAAGGAAACCCAGCCTGTTATTCTGCAGTTACTGCCGTCTTTAATCCTCGTCAAGCTCTAGCCAATCACTTAAAATTCTAGTTTGTGGTTTGGAGAGATggtacagtggttaagagcccgactgcttgctcttccagaggtcctgagttcaattcccagcaaccacgtggtggctcaaggccatctgtaatgggactggatgccctcttctggtgtgtctgaagacagctacagtgtactcatatacataacataaataattctaaaaaatcCTAGAAAACCACTTTTCTTCTCAATACCATTAGTGTGTTTGTGCAGATACCTACATGCTATAGCGAGTGTTTTGAGATTAgtggacagctttcaggagttgttAGTCTCCTTTGTTCTTAAAGATTGGGCCTCAGTAACAAACtctatgcctctgcctctggcatGCACTACAGGAATGGCTACTACTTTTATCTTTCTAGTTTACTTTTTCACTTATTATAGACAACTGATAGAAATGACAAGCAGCCAGAGGCTTCCTTCATTTTGCCAGCCTGTGTCAAGCACAGTACCTAGAACACAGTGGATAAGGAAATACTTGAAAATCCAGAGGCGTGGTGTgttctttggaggcagaggcaggcggatttctgaggctagcctcaggctagcctggtctacaaaaggactacacagagaaaccttgtccaaTGGGgtgaaaaaagacaaaacaggaagaaggTGACAGAAGGCAGCAACTAGGCTTAAGAACCATTGGAGGGGCCTGCATCAGCTTCCGGACCCTAGGAGGGTGGACCTAGGAACACGTGTTTCAAGGGCCAGTATCTCATATCTTCCTAAAAGTGGTCATGACTTTGCTCACCAGAGGAGTCTTCATCCACGTTCTCATACTGCAGAAGTCGATCTAGAAGGAAACTGAGACAAGTGGGAAGGAGGGTGGGTATCCCCATTTTGGTGGTCTTGAGCCCTACCTAGTCCCTCCTAGGAGACCCACTGGATCCTCCTAAGACTGCATGCATTTGGGATCCTGTTCCGGGACGGCGTAAGAACGGATTCCCTGGGAGTTAACAGTGCCCTCGTGCCCACAAGATGCCTTACCTCTTGTCTCGGGAAACCTTCAGCAATTTCCTTTGCGCCTTTCTGAGCTCCTCCTGGAAGCACTCGTGCTCCTGCGGCGGACAGGGCGGGTGCTGAGCCAAGAGCAATCCATAAAAGACCCAGAACCCGGAGACATCTCTCCCTACTCACCCCCTTTACCACATGGGTAAACTGAGGTCCTCTCCGAGTTAGGCCTCACACTCCACAACCGCCCCACGCTGGCACTCACGTAAATGAGGAACTTGAGCTTCCGCTTCAgattcctgtatttctttttgtagTCCACTTCGCCGTCCGCTGGTCCGTTCATGACCCGCCAGGGAGAAACGCCCCGGAGTAGAGTCCCGCTACCCAAGTCCGCCCGGCCTCTCACACCTCCACTTCCGGAGACTTTGCAACGCCGTATGAAACGGACTACAACTCCCAGCGTCCTCCGCGCGCGGGGAGCGTAATCACACCGCCCGCCCTCCTGGGGGAAGACCCGAAAGGAACGCTGCTTCCAGTGGCTTCGCGGTGAGCTGAGGTCACAGAGGAGCTGGACACTGGGGGGGCACAATTATTGATTGTAAACTGTTTATAAAGATTTGGAACCAAAAGAATATAACCAGAAATTCAGTATGTTAGCGAGAATACCGTCTCCCTTCTGCCTTTCGAAACAAGCGACCTAATTTGTTAATCCCGACCACAGGGATTGATTGAACTGATTACGTTATAAAGACTGCCGGCGCCGAACCGGCTTCTAGCGAAAATTTTAACACGTAGTTTTAGCAAAGAGTCGAAACCTCGCTCAAGACCCACCAGCTGCTCAGGAAAAAGCAAGGTCGGCCAAAGTTTTCCGTCTCAGTGCTCCACATCGGAGGCTCAACGGTCCCATTCCTCACGAAGCCGCCGCACTGCGCGTGCGCAAACTACTGTCGCTCGGGAAACCAGCCTTGAAGAAAAAAAGGCGGGAGCAACCAATCCCTGGTGACGCAAAATGGCGCCGGGAGATGAGATGCGAAAATTCACTCGCAGCTTCTTTCGAGCTTGCCCGGACCTCAGGTGCATAGAGTCTGGGTATTAGAGTCTGGGTTGTGAAGGGGAGGGGTTAGGCTGGAACTCTGTCATGACACGTGTCTCTGTAGCTCGGTTACGCACGCCATCGTGCGACAGAAATTTTTGATTCACGTGGGTCGGGATCATCTTGAACCTGAAGAGAAGCAGGCGTTGAAGCGGCTGGTGGAGGAGGAGCTGCCGAAAATGCAGGTGTGGGTCTAACCCTGGGCCAGCAGagacagggtttgttgctgaggGGTTGGGGCAGGGCATCTTGGTTCGGTTTGCCCTCATGCTGCACCCACAGGCGGATGCTGGTACCAGGGAAGGAAAGCCAGACTTTATCAAAGTGAAGAGGTCTCCTGCTCCCTGCAGTGACCCAAAGAAGAAAAGGTTCCGCTTTAATTCAGAGTCAGGTTAGTGCCTTCTTCcctgtttatctgtctgtgactccagcatCATTGGTTTCTTCAAAAGGCGAGGCGCATGTATTAATTGCAAGGCTGGGGCTTGGGGGACAGTGAGTCAGGAACCAGCTGGGGCCACAGCTGTGGTGCTTCTTGCTGCCCTTCACTCTTAACCAGAGTAGATCTAGAAGCATCCTATTCTagatggaaggagagggaggaatccATCCAGTCCCATCCCCATGTTTCAGAATCCAGCTCTTCACCATCCAGTCCAGATGGCTCAGGACCCTCAACAAAGAACAGGACAACCAAGAAGACATGTCTAAGAAGAGCCTTAAAGAAAGCAGTTGAGAGCACAGATGAAGACCACCAAACAGACCTGGATGCAAAGATGGGATTGGAGGAGAGCAGTGAGGGGGAAGCAGAGGGCTCTGTTAGATCAGGTAAGGTCaccgaggaagaggaggacatgAAACAAGAACAGAAGGGCCAGGTTAGAAAGCAAGCTGGGGCCAAAGACAAGCAAGTACCACTCaaggcagacaggaagcaggTTAGGGAAGAGAGTGGGAGCAGTGAGGAGGAGGCTGTGCTGCAGAGAGCAAAGGTGGAGGGAAGCACAGGTGCTAACTGCCAGGAGGAGAGTGAAGAGAGCGGAGAGGAGAGCCCAGCTAAGAAGAAAGAGCTTAGTGAGCCCAGATCCAGAAGTAACAGAGCAGAGAGAACAGCCAGGGAGAGAAAGAGCTATAAGCAGAAAAGCAGGCCTGGGAGGCCAACTGGAGGCTTGCGAGACAGCgaggcagagaaggaagggggCACAGTGGGCAGTGGGGACAGCAgtgaggagggggaggcagagaaggaaggaggcacAGTGGGCAGTGGGGACAGCAGTGAGAagggggaggcagagaaggaagagggcacAGTGGGTAGTGGGGACAGCAGTGAGGAGGGAGAAGAGCACTCGGTGAAGAGAAAGAGCAAGGTCAGGACCCAGACCGAGAGTGGGAGGAGGCAGAACACAAGCAGCAGGGATGACAGTAACAGCACACAGGAGCAAGCAGCTGCTCAAGGCACTACAAAGTCAGGCAGCCTAGGCAGCAGTAATGGTGAcagtgacacagagagggaagtgAGTGACTCCCAGGCAGGACAAAACAccaaagaggagaggaagagccgCTCTTCCAACAAGAGCTCCAAGAACGGCCAGGCCCGAAGTTGTTCATCTTCATCAGATTCGAGTCCAGAACCCACAGGTCAGAAGGGCAAGGCCCGAAGTTCCTCATCTTCATCAGATTCAGGTCCAGAACCCACAGGTCGGAAGGTGAGAGGACACACCAGGTGGGTGGGATCCACTCAGGAAAAGGGACTTCAGCTGCAAACTCCTTATTAGGCTGCCTCTCGCTGTGGAGAGGACCACCCAGCTGTGGCTAGACTAAAGCGTTACATTCGAGCCTGTGGTGCCCACCGAAACTACAAGAAGCTGCTGGGCTCCTGCAGCTCCCACAAGGCGCGCCTGAGTGTCCTCAGGGCTGAGCTGGAAGCACTGGGCATGAAGGGTGAGAGGGGTGTGCCTGAGATCTACAGGAGGGCCTGAGCACTGGGGAGGAGGCCTCACAAGCTGCTTCTGCTCCAGGGAACCCTTCCTTGGAGAAGTGTCGCGCTCTGAAGCTGCAGCGGGAAGAGGCAGCTGAAGTGGCTGCCCTGGATGTTGCCAACATCATCAGCAGTACAGGTAAACAATTTCTGCTTCAGGGAAGGAAGAGCCTGGGGTCCGGGAACTGATttttctctccccacctcccaggcCGGCCACGAAGACGAAATGCCTGGAACCCTTCAGGGGAAGGGACCTCCCCAGGAGAGACTTATCGCCGAACCCTGGACTCAGAAGAGGAGCAGCCGCGCCAAGCACCTCCAGACTGGTCCCATATGCGTGATATCATCAGCAGTGACGGTGACAGCAGCTGAACTCCCGTGTCCATGGTGGACCTTACCCTGTTATACAAGAGCCTGGTCAGTGGAAGCAACTTCCAAAGACAGACTACAGTGGCAGGATCCAAGTTATTGGCACACTACTCAATTTCATGTTCTCTAAGATGGCCTTGGGGTTCATGTGCAAGCATCCTCTCCAGGCATTTGAGTggactgttgtttgtttttaaagactcaATAAAAAATGTTTGTAATTACTTCATCCAAATTGGTCCCAAACCGTCATGCCCTGTCTGTCCTTTGGGGTCAAGAATTTAGTAGTCGAATTCTCTCTCTTATCGATTCCAGAGTTGTCCTAGCCCCTGTACTGTGTCATCCAGTCTGTCACCAGATGGTATCAGAGAGGGTATGGCTCTCCCTCCTCCAGTGTGGCCAATCTGGCCTTAGCAATGTAAAGTTGACTCCAAGAATGTATGCCTAGCATGAATAAAGCCCTGGGTCTCAACcccaacaacacacacactctcaggcTCAGTTCATCTTCATTCCCATGCCGCCAGGGTCTCTTAGCCTCATACAGGGAGTTTTAGTAGACCCGTCTGGCCAATCAGAGCCCAGGTGTAGTAAGATAGACAAATGGGATCCCAAAGCAAAGCAGAATAAGGACTTAAGCTGATGACCTTCTAGTCATATGTGCACCCACTAAAATCACTACAACTTCAATCACGTCACCCAACTAAGCACAAGTAATACTATCACTTGCCACTGATAAATTCTCCACACATACCTTAGACAAAAAGGGAGACATCCTGTGGTCTGTTAGAATAACCAACAGTTTATTAAAAGCTCGCCCTAGGGCTCTGTGCCAGCCCCATAGCTGAGAGGGGCTCCCATGACTGCTCCCAGGTTTGGCAGCAGCCCTTTCCAAGGTCCTTCCCTTGTCCCCCGCCCCAGCCCTgaccccaatttaaaaaaaaaaaaaaaaaaaaaaaaagacaagacggCACAGGACGTCAGACAGCAATAGGAGAATGGTGAGACTCAGGCACCCTGACTGCAAGACCCCTGATCCTTCTGGAGGAAGgcctcctcccattctccttgCTTTGGCACCAGACCTGCTCTGCCATTCCACCAGGTCTGGGGGCCCTGTTGTCCCCAGTTCATGGCCCCATCACAAGGGTTGTATAATTCTCTGAAATATAATATATCTAgacccacccttcccctcccctaggGGACCAGATGAATATTTGACACTCACAGTTCCCACCTTTTATAGGTGGTGATGGAGGGAGACCCTGGCACCATGGTGGGGAGGCAGGGCTCCTGGTCAGCCTTGGGGCACCAatgcccaagctggcctggggTCACTGGCCAGCCCCAAGAAGCTCATGAGATGAGGAGGTCTGATGGGGGAGCTGGAGCCAACATCTGTCCCCACCACCACTGTGTAGGCTTCAAGCACACTGCCTGTAGGATCAggcaccacccactcccaccttgcccTACTCCTCTGCCCACCACTCTGGACTTCAGGAATAGAAGTGGGAGGAGCCGTTGAGGATGTGGGAAGCAACACTGGTGCTTCGGCTCAGCGGCCCTGGCACTGCAGCAGGTGGGCCGACGTTCTCACCACTGCTGCCCCCTGACGCTGCCCGCCTTAGGGGTTGAGGACTGTTTCTTAGCAGCAGCAGAGCCCCTCCACGGGGTGTTCCACTCTGTGTTGGGGGCCCTAACCAGTTTGGAGGCCCTGGGGGAGCCAGCAGAGCTGGCTGACGCCAAGCTGGTGGGGGCATGCCTGGTGGAGGAGGGCCATGGCTCCAATGGGCCCCTGAACGGGGAACTGGACGGGAGGGCCAGGCAGGGGCGGGGGGTGGAGCAGGATAGCCCTGGGCCGCAGCTTCAGCTGGAATGCCCCCCAGAGCCATGCTGGAGAAGCCCAGTCTCATGCTCTCAGCATCGAAGGCCTCGATCTCACGGGCCTGCCGCTCAAGCAAACTCCGGATACGTTCCGAACGGCCTGTCTGTAGGGCCAGCAGCTCTTCTTCCACCTGGGACACCCAGAACAGGGGTGAGTCCTGGAACAGAGAGCCTGCCCTTCCTTTCCCATCTTGGGGGGACAAACCCCTTACCCGTTGCTCTAGCAGTGCCCGCCTCAGAGCTACTCTCTGCTCCAGCTCCCTCAGCTCCCGCTCATGCTGGCTCTCTGTGCGGATCTTGATCTTGCTCTGGTAAGCGTTGAGGAGCTCCAGCTCCTGCTGGAGCTGCTGCCGCAGGGCCTGAAACTCTGCCTCTTGGGTCTCATCAAGCCGGAGCTGGAGGACAGGGAGAACAGGGTTTAGGGacctcctcctctgtccccaTCATCCTCCCCTGCCCCAGTAGGCCTGGGCCCTAAGGTGGCAAGGAGCGGCAGTCTCAACCTCTATGAGAATGGAAGATGGTCATACCCTGTGGCACAGCAATTACACTTGCAGGAATCTATCCCCCAGGTATACTTGCACATGTGCTCCAAGTGTTCACGGAAGCGTTGTGATAGCAaaatgctggaaacaacctaaatgtccaccAATAAGGGATGGGTTAAATAAATTATGGTACATCCATTCCATGGAAAACTCTATACCGTAAAAAACTGAGATAGACATGTGATCTGGAATGATGTCCAAGAGATACTGGGTGGAAAAGAAGTCAGAAAACTACTGTAAAGTCTGATCCTATTGTGTTTCAAATCTGCACTGGAAACTCTACATAAGGCAATCATTACAAATGCACCTCTGAGAGGTGGGACTGAGTGAGAGCGGGGCCTCTAGCTCTTTAGACTCAAGGTGCATTTGAAGCAGGCCACTCCAGTGCTGGTACCGTTTTCCTAAGAGATTCTTTCCAGATTCCTGAAGTCTGAGTAAAATGGTCTGAGAGCCACACTCATTGTAACCTGCTCCCCTGCTCCCTGTTCACACAAAGTAAACTCAGACCCACAAAAATATATTACAGCCAGTATTTTCTTTGGTGGTTCTTGGCAGAGCAGGCAGGGTGACTTTACTTTCTTAAGATATTAGGAAAATAGTAAGAGAAATAATAAGGCCACTAAGGAGACAAAACCACTATGGAAAATGCTAGCAGTGAAAGAGCACCCAAGTTTCCTAAGTTCAAAAGCTCTGTTCACATCTCCCACCTTCCTTTGCCACAACAAGGTTTAAAGCAAAGGCCAACTCCACAGTCCCCTCCCAGAGCCCAGGCCTCACCGCCTGCGAGCTGAGCATCTCTGAAATGGACTGGTCATACTGCTCAGCCAGGATCGCCAGCTTGCGGGTCTGCTCCTCCTTGAGCCGCTTAAGAAGGCTCTTGTGCTGAGCTTTGGGTGTGGTCTCCAGCAAGTGTGCCCGAAGAGCCTTGTATTGCCGCGTCTGGATCTTACACGTCTCCTGGAACTGCTTCTTGATCTGCAGCTCCTTTGACTGTGCAGTGAACGGATCAAGGGGAAACGGggcaggggagaaggagaagaggaggaggaagaggaacaacgaggggaaggaagaaaaggaggaagagacagaagcagagacagggagagggagagaaacagaaaacatgttagacagagggggcggggggagctgTACACAGACAGACGTGGAAAGATGGAACTGTTGAGAGATGAAAGTCTCCATGGGCAagagaggtggaggaaggagagaggctcTGAGTACATCCAGAGTTGCACTGGATGCACAAGAAGAGACGTAAAGATCTTACAGACAGGAAGCTGAGAATCTTTAGAGGGCTGAGTACACAAAAGAAACGCTGATCATgcgaagagggagggagaaaatattgccctgagacagaaggatgTGATCACATtgaatataaaagaatataaaaggcTGAGTGAGAGACCAAGGCACACACAACATCCACGAAAGGGTAATACAACTAAGGGCAGGCAGAGGAAAGCCCAGGCCCAGTAcctgaaggaaggcaggcaggaagcagcACTGGGCTGAGGAATGGGTAAGAGGATGCCCCATGTCAGGCCACTGAAGGGAAACGGCAGCAGAGAGTGGCCAGAAAAGATCTGAGAAGTTCCGCTGGGAGCAGCTGCCCCCCTGACCAGATCCACACTTCAGCTCAGCCCAACATAATCAACCCAACTCCAAGCCCACAGCAATCCCAGACCTCTAGTTTTTGTACATTCTACCTGGTCCCAACTCACCACCCTTGACTGGAGGTTCTGTGGTTCCAACCCCAACCCTGTAGACTAATGCCTGACCCAGGTGAGAGACGCAGTTCCAAACCGTGTAAGCAATAGGTTCACAGTAAAGGAAGGGGCAAAAAGACCAAAAGCCTTTAACCCTAAGTAAGTACTCGCTGGAAGGGTCGCACAAACAGGTGGAACTGTGAGATGAGGAAGCTCTGTGGAAGCTCCACAGGGACTCACAGCCCAGAGCTGGTTGTGGTCATGGTGCAATGAATCTATGAAGGCAGAGGATGAGGCTGAGGTGTGAAAGGAGTGAAGACAACGGAGGTGGGGTGAGGCGGTCATGGAGCTGAGGGCCAGGGTCCAGATTCAGGGCAAACCAGGGAGGCTGGGCGGTAGGACAAAGCAGACAGAGGCAGCCTGGGCCAAAGGTGTAGTTCCGCtcagatattttatttgtgtttttcttttttttttttttttcttttttggtggaggggaaggggacaggttggaagggagacagaaaaacaaaatcaaagagggAAAACCCCCATGACTTCCATCCCTGCCACCCCTGGCCCCAGGCCTGAGCCAATGAGGGTGAGGATGAGCACACACAGCAGGGGACAGCAATAACTTAGGGGACTGGGGAAAACACAAAGAGTGTCATTTCTGGACTCCATAGCAGAGGAGGCTGCCTGTCTAAAAACCTAGATCTGGGGCCGGGATTGGACTTGGGAAAACATACTGAGGAAGAAAGgtcagaaggggaggagaggctgGGAGACTGGAGAAACTTTACTGAGTCATGGGAGATAAAGTGCTCAGTGCCCTAAATTTGGGTGGAG
This Mus musculus strain C57BL/6J chromosome 7, GRCm38.p6 C57BL/6J DNA region includes the following protein-coding sequences:
- the Ino80e gene encoding INO80 complex subunit E isoform X5, with translation MWSTETENFGRPCFFLSSCVQLLCDLSSPRSHWKQRSFRVFPQEGGRCDYAPRARRTLGVVVRFIRRCKVSGSGGVRGRADLGSGTLLRGVSPWRVMNGPADGEVDYKKKYRNLKRKLKFLIYEHECFQEELRKAQRKLLKVSRDKSFLLDRLLQYENVDEDSSDSDATASSDNSETEGTPKLSDTPAPKRLSPADFWGPLPIPELGELGPRLRGSVLLCLGMLWVSFGQGWLLPLTPHSLLTTWPCSCLSPAP
- the Ino80e gene encoding INO80 complex subunit E isoform X3 codes for the protein MWSTETENFGRPCFFLSSCVQLLCDLSSPRSHWKQRSFRVFPQEGGRCDYAPRARRTLGVVVRFIRRCKVSGSGGVRGRADLGSGTLLRGVSPWRVMNGPADGEVDYKKKYRNLKRKLKFLIYEHECFQEELRKAQRKLLKVSRDKSFLLDRLLQYENVDEDSSDSDATASSDNSETEGTPKLSDTPAPKRKRSPPMGGVPSPSSLSLPPSTGFPLQTSGAPSPYLSSLASPPYPPFPSDYLALQLPEPSPLRPKLEKRPRLPRKLKSDHSGRSVEEELELGEAEGRESS
- the Ino80e gene encoding INO80 complex subunit E isoform 1 (isoform 1 is encoded by transcript variant 1) encodes the protein MWSTETENFGRPCFFLSSCVQLLCDLSSPRSHWKQRSFRVFPQEGGRCDYAPRARRTLGVVVRFIRRCKVSGSGGVRGRADLGSGTLLRGVSPWRVMNGPADGEVDYKKKYRNLKRKLKFLIYEHECFQEELRKAQRKLLKVSRDKSFLLDRLLQYENVDEDSSDSDATASSDNSETEGTPKLSDTPAPKRKRSPPMGGVPSPSSLSLPPSTGFPLQTSGAPSPYLSSLASPPYPPFPSDYLALQLPEPSPLRPKLEKRPRLPRKLKMSVGPPDCPVGGPLAFPARGSGASVGAALTPLPPPKMPPHTILSTVPQQMFSDAGSGDDALDGDDDLVIDIPE
- the Ino80e gene encoding INO80 complex subunit E isoform X4 produces the protein MWSTETENFGRPCFFLSSCVQLLCDLSSPRSHWKQRSFRVFPQEGGRCDYAPRARRTLGVVVRFIRRCKVSGSGGVRGRADLGSGTLLRGVSPWRVMNGPADGEVDYKKKYRNLKRKLKFLIYEHECFQEELRKAQRKLLKVSRDKSFLLDRLLQYENVDEDSSDSDATASSDNSETEGTPKLSDTPAPKRKRSPPMGGVPSPSSLSLPPSTGFPLQTSGAPSPYLSSLPEPSPLRPKLEKRPRLPRKLKSDHSGRSVEEELELGEAEGRESS
- the Ino80e gene encoding INO80 complex subunit E isoform X2 gives rise to the protein MWSTETENFGRPCFFLSSCVQLLCDLSSPRSHWKQRSFRVFPQEGGRCDYAPRARRTLGVVVRFIRRCKVSGSGGVRGRADLGSGTLLRGVSPWRVMNGPADGEVDYKKKYRNLKRKLKFLIYEHECFQEELRKAQRKLLKVSRDKSFLLDRLLQYENVDEDSSDSDATASSDNSETEGTPKLSDTPAPKRKRSPPMGGVPSPSSLSLPPSTGFPLQTSGAPSPYLSSMSVGPPDCPVGGPLAFPARGSGASVGAALTPLPPPKMPPHTILSTVPQQMFSDAGSGDDALDGDDDLVIDIPE
- the Ino80e gene encoding INO80 complex subunit E isoform X1; its protein translation is MWSTETENFGRPCFFLSSCVQLLCDLSSPRSHWKQRSFRVFPQEGGRCDYAPRARRTLGVVVRFIRRCKVSGSGGVRGRADLGSGTLLRGVSPWRVMNGPADGEVDYKKKYRNLKRKLKFLIYEHECFQEELRKAQRKLLKVSRDKSFLLDRLLQYENVDEDSSDSDATASSDNSETEGTPKLSDTPAPKRKRSPPMGGVPSPSSLSLPPSTGFPLQTSGAPSPYLSSLPEPSPLRPKLEKRPRLPRKLKMSVGPPDCPVGGPLAFPARGSGASVGAALTPLPPPKMPPHTILSTVPQQMFSDAGSGDDALDGDDDLVIDIPE
- the Ino80e gene encoding INO80 complex subunit E isoform X6, with translation MWSTETENFGRPCFFLSSCVQLLCDLSSPRSHWKQRSFRVFPQEGGRCDYAPRARRTLGVVVRFIRRCKVSGSGGVRGRADLGSGTLLRGVSPWRVMNGPADGEVDYKKKYRNLKRKLKFLIYEHECFQEELRKAQRKLLKVSRDKSFLLDRLLQYENVDEDSSDSDATASSDNSETEGTPKLSDTPAPKRLSPADFWGPLPIPELDVGWTP